One genomic window of Tenacibaculum tangerinum includes the following:
- a CDS encoding TonB-dependent receptor domain-containing protein → MKRLLTFLLLLSSYFCISQNLELTGTILDKKNNQPIPFVTVTCKNDSNKILTGGISDEKGAFTVKKLPKGKTTVTFQFIGYKTLDKKIDLTKNSHIGTIYLKENTTELDEVEVTAETSIILQKIDRKIINVGNDLIATGATSLEMLENIPSVDVNQLSGTVSLRGNENVRVLVNGKPSNLNTTQLLKQIPSNSVKSVEIITNPSAKHTPEGMSGIINIILKKNTTIGFNGNLTAGVKRSRNTRPDIALNTNYKVGITNFYLNYNTSWGDYETFNNLERLDKDLDQNIYFLNNSMNHNIKFGIDIDITPKSILSMYTFQNFDDNSLATNTIVKENNTVSFDNRSFSDYNQKDETYNIDYVYNFDDKGQNLEIELNHSITRNPEKTRNKELINPNSKEYNYTNDIKDTRKLWLLNIDYVKPITSGKLEFGVEFRKQDFYNLILTNRETVNESNTLQPVGNTNLNYDRTIYSGYANFNKEINKFSIQAGIRVEQFNLDALFKNTEQGNTALKDALFSWYPSASVLYSVTEKDKLQFAYSRRVDRPSAYQVTPIQEWFSPLTISRGNINLTPQFTNSIELSYTRNLTKGYISFGSFYRRTSDKIGRLLQQDEQNPDRTIISFTNYDYADSYGIELSASFKPMKWWTLGTSFETYIQDSQGILNGNLESIENRLLKGRISNSFKASKKLSFQLSGTYRGKSENIQYTVQPYTMINAGARLKVFNSKGTITLRGIDIFNNVNLDYTSNNPFPQKGKYILENNSVYLGFSYHFGSGKNKSKGRKYRDSNESEGGLF, encoded by the coding sequence ATGAAAAGATTGCTAACCTTCTTGTTGCTTCTTAGCTCCTATTTTTGTATTTCACAAAATTTAGAGCTTACAGGAACTATTTTAGATAAAAAAAACAATCAACCAATTCCTTTCGTTACAGTTACTTGTAAAAATGATTCCAATAAAATACTTACAGGCGGTATTTCTGATGAAAAAGGTGCGTTTACTGTTAAAAAACTTCCAAAAGGGAAAACTACAGTAACCTTTCAATTTATTGGGTATAAAACGCTCGATAAAAAGATAGACTTAACAAAGAATAGCCACATAGGTACAATTTATCTTAAAGAAAATACTACCGAGTTAGATGAAGTTGAAGTAACTGCTGAAACTTCTATTATCCTTCAAAAAATTGACAGAAAAATTATCAATGTAGGAAACGATTTAATAGCTACTGGCGCTACTTCTTTAGAAATGCTTGAAAACATTCCTTCTGTAGATGTCAATCAACTTTCAGGAACAGTAAGTTTGCGCGGTAATGAAAATGTTAGAGTTTTAGTGAACGGAAAACCGTCTAACTTAAATACTACTCAATTATTAAAACAGATACCCTCAAACTCGGTAAAAAGTGTGGAGATTATTACAAACCCTTCAGCAAAACACACGCCCGAAGGCATGAGTGGTATTATCAACATCATTCTTAAAAAAAATACTACCATTGGATTTAACGGAAATCTGACTGCTGGTGTGAAGCGAAGTAGAAATACCAGACCCGATATTGCCCTAAATACCAACTATAAAGTTGGTATTACTAATTTTTACCTTAACTACAATACCAGTTGGGGAGACTATGAAACGTTTAATAACTTGGAAAGACTGGATAAGGATTTAGATCAAAATATTTATTTTCTAAATAATTCTATGAATCACAATATAAAATTTGGGATAGATATAGATATTACTCCAAAAAGTATATTATCAATGTATACTTTTCAAAATTTTGACGATAACAGTTTAGCAACGAACACCATAGTAAAAGAAAACAACACTGTAAGCTTCGATAACAGAAGTTTCTCTGACTATAATCAAAAAGATGAAACGTATAATATTGACTATGTGTATAATTTTGATGACAAGGGACAGAATTTAGAAATTGAACTCAATCACTCGATTACGAGAAACCCAGAAAAAACTAGGAATAAAGAACTCATCAATCCTAATTCAAAAGAATATAACTACACCAACGATATTAAAGATACACGAAAACTTTGGTTGTTAAATATTGATTATGTAAAACCTATAACCTCTGGAAAACTAGAATTCGGAGTTGAATTTAGAAAACAAGATTTTTACAACCTCATACTTACCAATAGAGAAACCGTAAATGAATCTAATACCTTACAACCTGTTGGAAATACAAATTTGAATTACGACCGTACTATCTATTCAGGATACGCTAATTTTAATAAAGAAATTAACAAATTTTCTATTCAGGCAGGCATTAGGGTCGAACAGTTTAATTTGGACGCTCTTTTTAAAAACACCGAGCAAGGAAATACTGCTTTAAAAGATGCGCTGTTTAGTTGGTATCCTTCAGCGTCAGTTCTATATAGCGTTACTGAAAAAGACAAATTACAATTTGCTTACAGTAGAAGAGTTGACAGACCTTCTGCATACCAAGTAACTCCTATTCAAGAATGGTTTTCTCCTTTGACAATATCTAGGGGAAACATCAACTTAACCCCTCAATTTACCAATTCTATAGAGTTGAGTTATACCAGAAACCTTACCAAAGGATACATTTCTTTCGGTTCATTTTACCGAAGAACAAGCGATAAAATTGGGCGTTTATTACAACAAGATGAACAAAACCCAGACAGAACCATTATTTCATTTACCAATTACGATTATGCCGATAGTTATGGTATCGAATTATCAGCAAGTTTTAAACCTATGAAATGGTGGACTCTAGGAACTTCTTTTGAAACTTACATTCAAGATTCTCAAGGAATTTTAAATGGAAACTTAGAATCTATTGAAAACCGCCTTTTAAAAGGAAGAATAAGCAATTCCTTTAAAGCTTCTAAAAAGTTAAGCTTTCAATTATCTGGAACTTATAGGGGTAAAAGTGAAAACATACAATACACCGTACAACCCTATACAATGATTAACGCAGGAGCTAGACTAAAAGTTTTCAATAGTAAAGGAACTATTACCTTAAGAGGGATTGATATTTTTAACAATG